The proteins below are encoded in one region of Sideroxydans lithotrophicus ES-1:
- a CDS encoding DEAD/DEAH box helicase — protein sequence MEKISKVNGPGFTDELRQRLLTQGINSITTVQRMAIEAGVADCKSLVVCAPTSSGKTLVGEIALLAAIDSGRKVLYLVSLKALADQKFDDFGRRYGNGGRDPLARIAIATGDRDDGDSEPQILVATYEKAIALILSGAINLAETAIIADELQILGEDKRGPEIEILCALLRQRGVKQFISLTATVSNGEDISGWLECDLVESGHRDVELVQEIWADGKIFSIRFGQEEGEAKDPGHALPTNTLDAVERLLLQKRGPVLVFTETRRDASELAAQYASRCTKTVDGYNFAEQLSLFSEATEFSDRLKDTAEAKVAFHTADLTQSERAVVEQGLIDGTFNVCFATPTLAAGVNFPFQTVLFDRIHRRYIPPPPLPIGNYRNMSGRAGRLGMHERGYSVLIPRDQIEAKHANVLVLPENERLTSKLISLSVRKIVLTLIASGSAGSIEEIREFLENTLYWYQIRDRNPAKLDELVSLVKNSIEWLITHGMVTQDSTRLIATDLGLVTSRTGLLPSSAYAFAQALTKHAKDLEASFEDFEVGWIHAVCSSDDFKSTSAQRFLPPVRGMTANALGMLRVSKLLADLDSSQDSASVIQSSFALFQFMCGQLERRISADSGISSGYLHRLAGDVAWVLDGIHHIAGVPSVGCPQAVMNNLSILARRIRYGVPLELVDLIRIAQRANVPGFGRQRALALMKAGLSTPEAIINTDLKSLEKILLHKVRVDSLVDALQKAEDRPYEFARRRQSKAARELGIEEMVEDAYRLFGNEYEDAIEALLRLEKTWKITKLEDGKRQGVPDFMIQLDSKSAVLECKTCTKKPPAITKDEAFAVLTKAANIESTTRRVTLGKPGFDTFSEGKACGSTEITLIRHADFIDAMLLLRSGLVTVDEVYNWLVEPGVAEIERLDARKSTLAVQQMKM from the coding sequence TTGGAGAAAATTAGCAAAGTGAATGGGCCTGGCTTCACTGACGAACTTCGCCAACGTCTTTTAACACAGGGTATTAATTCCATTACAACAGTTCAACGCATGGCAATTGAAGCAGGCGTCGCTGATTGTAAAAGTCTGGTTGTTTGTGCGCCGACATCATCTGGGAAAACTCTTGTAGGTGAAATTGCACTATTGGCTGCAATTGATTCCGGTCGCAAAGTGCTTTATCTGGTATCTCTTAAAGCACTTGCGGATCAAAAATTCGATGATTTTGGGCGACGTTACGGAAATGGTGGCCGAGATCCGCTTGCGCGGATCGCTATAGCTACTGGGGACCGCGATGACGGTGATTCAGAGCCGCAAATTCTTGTGGCTACCTACGAAAAAGCAATTGCTCTTATCCTCTCTGGGGCAATAAATCTTGCTGAAACTGCCATTATTGCTGATGAATTGCAGATTCTAGGTGAGGACAAGCGCGGCCCTGAAATCGAAATACTCTGTGCTTTGCTGCGTCAACGAGGCGTAAAGCAATTCATATCACTAACTGCGACGGTGTCGAATGGTGAGGATATATCAGGTTGGCTTGAATGCGACTTGGTTGAGTCAGGGCACCGCGATGTTGAGCTGGTTCAAGAAATATGGGCAGATGGGAAGATTTTCTCAATCCGGTTTGGTCAGGAAGAGGGGGAAGCCAAGGACCCGGGACATGCTCTTCCAACAAATACCTTAGATGCTGTCGAGCGCCTCCTATTGCAAAAACGAGGCCCGGTTCTTGTGTTTACTGAAACACGAAGGGATGCGTCTGAATTGGCGGCTCAATATGCTAGCCGGTGCACTAAGACAGTGGATGGTTATAATTTCGCGGAACAACTATCCCTTTTCTCAGAGGCGACGGAGTTTTCTGATAGGCTAAAGGATACGGCTGAAGCTAAGGTAGCATTTCATACTGCCGATCTGACTCAGAGTGAACGTGCGGTTGTTGAACAGGGACTGATCGACGGTACCTTCAATGTTTGTTTTGCGACGCCGACGCTTGCTGCAGGTGTGAACTTCCCTTTTCAAACTGTTCTATTCGATCGAATTCATCGCCGATACATTCCTCCTCCTCCACTGCCTATTGGTAACTATCGAAATATGTCAGGTCGTGCAGGTCGTTTGGGGATGCATGAACGAGGTTACTCCGTTCTGATTCCGCGTGACCAAATCGAAGCGAAGCACGCGAATGTCTTAGTTTTGCCCGAAAATGAGCGGCTGACGTCGAAACTCATATCTCTCAGTGTTCGGAAGATTGTACTCACACTTATTGCATCTGGATCTGCCGGAAGCATCGAAGAAATTCGCGAATTCTTGGAGAACACGCTTTATTGGTATCAGATTCGTGATCGCAATCCGGCCAAGCTAGACGAATTAGTGTCGTTGGTTAAGAACTCGATTGAATGGCTAATCACCCATGGGATGGTTACCCAGGACTCTACGCGTCTAATTGCTACCGATTTGGGTTTGGTCACATCGCGAACCGGTCTACTTCCATCCTCTGCTTATGCATTTGCGCAGGCGCTTACAAAGCACGCCAAAGACCTTGAAGCCTCCTTCGAAGATTTTGAGGTAGGTTGGATTCACGCTGTGTGTTCTAGCGATGATTTCAAATCAACTTCAGCACAGCGCTTCTTGCCACCTGTCCGAGGAATGACTGCTAATGCATTGGGCATGTTAAGAGTCTCCAAGCTGCTCGCAGACTTGGATTCATCTCAGGATTCTGCAAGCGTTATTCAGTCTTCATTTGCGCTGTTCCAATTTATGTGCGGGCAACTGGAGCGAAGAATTAGTGCCGATTCCGGGATTTCGTCTGGGTATCTTCATCGACTGGCCGGCGATGTAGCTTGGGTCTTGGATGGTATCCATCATATTGCTGGCGTTCCAAGCGTCGGATGTCCTCAGGCGGTCATGAATAATTTGTCCATTCTTGCTCGACGTATTCGGTATGGAGTGCCACTTGAACTGGTCGACTTAATACGAATTGCGCAGCGCGCTAATGTACCCGGATTCGGAAGGCAGCGCGCGTTGGCTTTGATGAAGGCCGGCTTGTCCACTCCCGAGGCTATTATCAATACTGACCTAAAAAGTCTTGAGAAAATTCTTCTTCATAAGGTACGTGTCGATAGTCTGGTGGATGCGTTACAAAAAGCTGAGGATCGTCCGTATGAGTTTGCGCGCAGACGTCAATCGAAGGCCGCGCGAGAGCTTGGAATAGAGGAGATGGTTGAAGATGCCTATCGTCTGTTTGGAAATGAATATGAAGATGCGATTGAAGCTCTTCTACGCCTTGAGAAGACATGGAAGATCACAAAGCTGGAAGATGGTAAACGGCAGGGAGTCCCAGATTTCATGATTCAGTTAGATAGTAAGTCGGCCGTGCTTGAGTGTAAGACGTGCACAAAAAAACCTCCCGCGATAACCAAGGATGAGGCATTTGCAGTTCTTACAAAGGCTGCAAATATCGAATCAACGACAAGGCGAGTGACCTTGGGTAAGCCTGGATTTGATACTTTTTCAGAAGGGAAAGCTTGTGGGTCTACTGAGATAACGTTGATTCGTCATGCAGACTTTATTGATGCGATGCTGTTGTTGAGGTCTGGCTTAGTAACGGTCGATGAGGTTTATAACTGGCTTGTAGAGCCTGGAGTTGCAGAAATTGAACGGTTAGATGCCAGGAAGTCTACTCTCGCTGTACAACAGATGAAGATGTAG
- a CDS encoding DUF6602 domain-containing protein, with product MMRFDEFDQYSENMLMAQYDVSDIISHELMKGEVREDFLISTLESCSEPKPCLVKGTVSDGETDAGQLDIILCRSGSHIRRLGGQCYIEKNDSLCVIEVKGNCTGRDLAKAEEKAQAIKAMRGESGPLYGVVCYKVDLNLKTILKRFGFSFDSATNTYFDNATIPNEAEANWLSLNYPSLDFFVSLEEDKKIYLSKYELREGVSRFARITTYPLIKNLFSLVRSLNRQAST from the coding sequence ATGATGCGGTTTGATGAATTTGATCAATATTCCGAAAATATGCTGATGGCTCAGTATGATGTATCGGACATAATTAGCCACGAGCTTATGAAGGGGGAGGTTCGGGAGGACTTCCTCATTTCCACATTGGAATCCTGCTCTGAACCGAAACCCTGTCTTGTAAAGGGCACTGTGTCAGACGGCGAAACTGATGCCGGTCAGCTCGACATCATTCTCTGCCGATCCGGCTCGCACATCAGAAGGCTAGGTGGACAGTGCTACATCGAGAAAAATGATTCGCTCTGCGTCATCGAAGTAAAAGGTAATTGCACAGGCCGAGACCTGGCGAAAGCCGAAGAAAAAGCACAAGCGATCAAGGCAATGAGAGGGGAAAGTGGCCCACTTTATGGTGTTGTTTGTTACAAAGTTGATCTCAATTTGAAGACTATCCTTAAACGCTTTGGCTTTTCTTTCGATAGCGCGACAAACACTTACTTTGATAATGCAACCATCCCGAACGAAGCCGAAGCTAACTGGCTGTCGCTAAACTACCCTAGTTTGGATTTTTTTGTTTCCCTTGAAGAGGACAAGAAAATATATTTAAGCAAATACGAGTTACGGGAAGGAGTATCACGCTTCGCACGAATTACCACTTACCCGCTTATTAAGAATTTGTTCAGTTTAGTAAGAAGCCTTAACCGGCAGGCTAGTACATAG
- a CDS encoding DEAD/DEAH box helicase family protein, with protein sequence MAAKEAKARIKLNKLLEEAGWRFFEDSHGKANIVLEPKVKLTKAQIDELGENFETVSNGFIDFLLLDEAGFPLVVLEAKAEDKNPLIGKEQARKYAKSQNCRFIILSNGNLHYFWDLEQGNPHIITRFPSPDSIKGHKKFQPNAQKLITELVGRDYIALTQMPGYASEAGWKNDLERPAFEEKNRLRFLRDYQKRAVHAIQDAVAEGQSRFLFEMATGTGKTLTAAAVIKLFLRTGNASRVLFLVDRLELEDQANKAFIAQLKNDFTSVIYKERRDEWRKAEIVVTTVQSLLFNDKYKRLFSPTDFDLVISDEAHRSIGGNARAVFEYFVGYKLGLTATPRDYLKKFDASKPTSRDPRELERRLLLDTYRTFGCETGQPTFRYSLLDGVRDDFLINPVVVDARTDITTQLLSDKGYAVAASNSEGQAAEETFFQKDFEKKFFSKATNQLFCETFLKNGLRDPISHEFGKSIVFAVSQNHAAKLVQILNDLANVIYPGKYQSDFAVQVTSLIPDAQQFTINFTNNNLLGSTNFLDSYKTSKARVCVTVGMMTTGYDCPDILNLALMRPVFIPSEFVQIKGRGTRKHNFLTELHDKVLKEQIGKQDKTQYKLFDFFAVCEYFEEKFNYDEVLKLPRPSEREDTPLPPPPEPIDQYEHQGTDALKLLAEQAIGTQGMKIDRMFFEGFENTVKADPVLQRQVDNEQWDQAIEYVTTQLFDKPSAFYNLDKLRRAAGVDRRLTLREILEKIFGLIPYFKNKDELLEDEFQKFLLDQPADALNKHADAIVALKYFFKAYTTDSRLRDIIENKRLTELNVNPAFSMADFKAVPKEWRDRIPEYVKDYVPLNQFM encoded by the coding sequence ATGGCGGCCAAAGAAGCTAAAGCCCGAATCAAGCTCAACAAACTGCTTGAAGAAGCAGGTTGGCGTTTTTTCGAGGATAGCCACGGCAAAGCCAACATCGTCCTTGAGCCCAAGGTCAAGCTGACCAAAGCCCAGATCGATGAGCTAGGCGAAAATTTCGAGACGGTTTCCAACGGGTTCATCGACTTTCTACTGCTGGATGAAGCAGGTTTTCCGCTAGTCGTGCTCGAAGCCAAAGCCGAAGACAAGAACCCACTGATCGGCAAAGAACAAGCGCGCAAATATGCCAAGTCGCAAAACTGCCGTTTCATCATCCTCTCCAATGGCAACCTGCACTATTTCTGGGATTTGGAGCAAGGCAACCCGCACATCATCACGCGCTTTCCCTCGCCGGATTCCATCAAAGGCCATAAGAAATTTCAGCCAAACGCTCAAAAGCTCATCACTGAGCTGGTCGGTAGGGATTACATCGCGCTAACCCAGATGCCGGGCTACGCCAGCGAGGCGGGTTGGAAAAATGATCTAGAACGACCTGCATTCGAGGAGAAAAACCGTCTGCGCTTTCTGCGCGACTACCAAAAGCGCGCCGTTCACGCTATACAGGATGCTGTGGCTGAAGGCCAAAGCCGATTCTTGTTTGAAATGGCAACCGGCACCGGCAAAACGCTCACTGCCGCCGCCGTCATCAAACTATTCCTACGTACGGGCAACGCGAGCCGTGTTTTGTTCCTGGTAGATCGTCTGGAACTGGAAGATCAGGCCAACAAGGCATTCATTGCCCAACTCAAGAACGATTTTACCTCGGTTATCTACAAGGAACGGCGCGACGAATGGCGCAAAGCAGAGATTGTCGTCACCACCGTGCAATCGCTACTTTTCAACGATAAATACAAACGCCTGTTTTCTCCTACGGATTTTGACTTGGTGATTTCCGACGAAGCCCATCGCTCCATCGGCGGCAATGCCCGTGCCGTGTTCGAGTATTTCGTCGGTTACAAACTCGGCCTCACCGCAACTCCGCGCGACTACCTGAAAAAGTTCGACGCAAGCAAACCAACCAGCCGCGACCCGCGTGAACTTGAACGTCGCTTGCTGCTCGACACCTACCGCACTTTCGGTTGCGAAACCGGTCAACCCACTTTTAGGTACTCTCTGCTTGATGGTGTGCGTGATGACTTCCTCATCAATCCGGTGGTGGTCGACGCACGCACCGACATCACTACACAATTGCTATCCGACAAAGGTTACGCCGTAGCCGCATCCAACTCGGAAGGCCAAGCAGCCGAAGAGACCTTTTTTCAAAAGGATTTCGAAAAGAAGTTCTTTTCCAAAGCCACCAATCAACTATTCTGCGAAACCTTCCTGAAAAACGGATTACGCGATCCGATCAGCCACGAATTCGGCAAATCCATAGTCTTTGCGGTAAGTCAGAACCACGCGGCCAAGCTCGTACAAATTCTCAACGATTTGGCGAATGTAATATATCCGGGCAAATACCAATCCGATTTTGCCGTGCAAGTTACCTCGCTAATTCCTGATGCCCAGCAGTTCACCATCAACTTCACCAACAACAACCTGCTCGGCTCGACCAATTTTCTCGACAGCTACAAAACCAGTAAAGCGCGCGTCTGCGTGACCGTAGGCATGATGACCACTGGCTACGATTGCCCGGACATTCTCAATCTTGCGTTGATGCGCCCAGTTTTCATACCTTCTGAATTTGTACAGATCAAAGGCCGTGGAACACGTAAACACAACTTCCTGACCGAGCTACATGACAAAGTGCTCAAGGAACAGATCGGCAAGCAAGACAAGACGCAGTACAAGCTGTTCGACTTCTTTGCTGTCTGCGAATACTTCGAGGAAAAGTTCAACTACGACGAGGTTCTCAAGTTACCGCGTCCCAGCGAGCGGGAAGACACGCCGCTGCCGCCCCCACCCGAACCTATTGATCAATACGAACACCAAGGTACCGATGCGCTGAAACTGCTCGCAGAGCAAGCAATAGGCACGCAAGGCATGAAAATCGACCGCATGTTCTTCGAAGGTTTCGAGAACACGGTCAAGGCCGACCCTGTGTTACAACGGCAAGTGGACAACGAGCAGTGGGATCAGGCTATTGAATACGTCACCACCCAGTTGTTTGACAAGCCATCCGCATTTTACAACCTCGACAAACTGCGCCGTGCCGCCGGAGTTGACCGTCGCCTGACCTTGCGCGAAATACTGGAAAAGATATTCGGCCTCATTCCCTACTTCAAGAACAAAGACGAACTGCTCGAAGATGAATTCCAGAAATTCCTGCTCGACCAACCTGCCGACGCATTGAATAAACACGCCGATGCCATCGTCGCCCTCAAATACTTCTTCAAGGCTTACACCACAGATAGCCGCCTGCGCGACATCATCGAAAACAAACGCCTCACCGAACTCAACGTAAACCCAGCATTCAGCATGGCCGACTTTAAAGCCGTGCCAAAGGAATGGCGAGACCGAATTCCCGAGTACGTCAAAGACTATGTACCCCTAAATCAATTCATGTAA
- a CDS encoding N-6 DNA methylase, producing MLDAETRRRIDSCRDILVGKVPDPKSQVEQITIALIYKFMDDMDAEAEELGGKRSFFAGEYARYGWAKLMAPNMGGFDVLALYSEAIGKMNENPGIPTLFRDIFKNAYLPYRDPETLRIFLKEINYFTYDHSEKLGDAFEYLLSVLGSQGDAGQFRTPRHIIDFMVEIVDPQKGERILDPACGTAGFLISAWKHILKHNTKKNLGDQLTPEQRAYIAANVHGYDISPDMVRLSLVNLYLHGFTDPHVVEYDTLTSEEKWNETADVILANPPFMSPKGGIKPHKRFSVQATRSEVLFVDYIAEHLSPNGRAAIIVPEGIIFQSGSAYKQLRQMLVKNSLVAVISLPSGVFNPYSGVKTSILLLDKWLAKRTSEVLFVKVENDGFNLGAQRRAMAGSGLPDAAAAYLAFRHSQEDVTPTIFDSSQFRNAHVVEKTRLGENGDWNLSGERYRIDEARTSSFNLMPFESVCTLEYGSSLPKSERRDGPYPVLGSNGITGYHNKFLIEGPAIVIGRKGSAGEVTYVAENCFPIDTTYYVKPVNPEASDIRYLYQVLKTLKLTDLKGGAGIPGLNRKDVYEAHQIPLPPLAIQKEIVEEIEGYQKIIDGARQVVENYRPSINLQRDWPVVALGEVVTTGSGGTPSKQEANFWVGNIPWVSPKDMKVDFLVDTEDHISEAAISSSATKLVPSGTLLCVVRSGILQHTFPVALTTRPMAFNQDIVAIQSDGGKLDIRYLFYIFKAKSNEILAAGIKPGVTVQSFHSGFFKAYQLPLPDLQTQRTIVAEIEAEQTLINANKQLIARFEAKIQTTINRVWGNDAV from the coding sequence ATGCTCGACGCTGAAACAAGACGCCGTATCGACTCCTGCCGCGACATCCTCGTTGGCAAAGTGCCAGACCCGAAATCGCAAGTCGAACAAATCACCATCGCGCTCATCTACAAGTTCATGGACGACATGGATGCCGAGGCCGAAGAGTTGGGCGGCAAGCGCAGCTTCTTTGCCGGGGAGTATGCAAGATATGGCTGGGCAAAACTGATGGCCCCGAACATGGGCGGCTTTGATGTACTGGCTTTGTATTCCGAAGCCATCGGCAAGATGAACGAGAATCCGGGCATCCCAACCCTGTTCCGCGATATTTTCAAAAATGCCTACCTGCCATACCGCGACCCGGAAACCTTGCGCATTTTCCTGAAGGAGATCAACTACTTCACCTACGATCATTCGGAAAAACTCGGTGATGCGTTTGAATACCTGCTCTCCGTTCTCGGAAGCCAGGGTGACGCCGGACAATTCCGTACCCCGCGTCACATCATCGACTTCATGGTCGAGATCGTCGACCCGCAAAAAGGCGAAAGAATTCTCGACCCCGCCTGCGGCACAGCTGGCTTCCTCATTTCGGCGTGGAAGCATATTCTCAAGCACAACACCAAGAAAAACCTGGGCGATCAACTCACCCCGGAGCAACGCGCCTACATTGCAGCTAACGTCCACGGCTACGATATCTCGCCAGACATGGTGCGCTTGTCGTTGGTCAACCTCTACTTACACGGTTTCACCGATCCGCACGTCGTCGAATACGATACGCTCACCAGCGAAGAGAAATGGAACGAGACAGCGGATGTGATTCTCGCCAACCCACCGTTCATGTCTCCGAAAGGCGGCATCAAACCGCACAAGCGTTTCAGTGTACAAGCCACGCGCAGCGAAGTGCTGTTTGTCGATTACATCGCCGAGCACCTCTCGCCCAATGGCCGTGCAGCCATCATCGTGCCAGAAGGTATTATTTTTCAGAGCGGGTCGGCATACAAGCAACTACGCCAAATGCTGGTGAAGAATTCGCTGGTCGCAGTGATTTCGCTTCCCTCTGGAGTGTTCAACCCATATAGCGGTGTGAAGACCTCAATATTGTTGCTAGACAAATGGCTGGCGAAGCGCACCAGCGAAGTACTGTTTGTAAAAGTTGAGAACGACGGCTTTAATCTCGGCGCACAACGGCGCGCAATGGCGGGCAGCGGGCTACCTGACGCTGCAGCCGCCTATTTGGCATTCCGTCATTCACAAGAAGATGTCACACCCACAATTTTTGATTCCTCACAATTCAGAAATGCACACGTAGTAGAAAAAACACGGCTTGGGGAGAATGGGGACTGGAATTTGAGCGGGGAGCGATATCGCATTGACGAAGCTCGAACATCTTCCTTTAATCTGATGCCCTTCGAAAGCGTCTGCACTCTAGAATATGGTTCCAGCTTACCAAAAAGCGAACGCCGCGATGGTCCATATCCAGTTCTAGGCTCGAATGGAATTACTGGTTACCACAATAAGTTTCTTATCGAGGGGCCAGCTATCGTCATTGGACGTAAAGGGTCAGCAGGTGAAGTCACCTACGTCGCAGAAAATTGTTTCCCTATAGATACGACTTACTATGTAAAACCGGTCAATCCAGAGGCAAGTGACATACGATACCTGTACCAGGTCCTTAAAACCTTGAAACTTACTGACCTGAAAGGTGGCGCTGGCATTCCTGGGTTAAACCGAAAAGATGTTTACGAAGCACACCAAATCCCCTTGCCTCCACTTGCCATCCAGAAAGAAATCGTCGAAGAAATAGAAGGCTATCAGAAGATCATTGACGGTGCTCGACAGGTGGTTGAAAACTATCGTCCCAGCATCAATTTACAGCGTGATTGGCCGGTTGTTGCACTTGGCGAAGTTGTGACCACGGGGAGCGGTGGCACCCCATCAAAACAGGAAGCAAACTTCTGGGTAGGAAATATTCCCTGGGTATCACCAAAAGATATGAAAGTGGATTTCTTGGTGGATACAGAAGATCATATTTCAGAAGCTGCGATTTCCAGCAGTGCCACCAAGCTCGTGCCAAGTGGAACACTGCTATGTGTTGTTAGGTCAGGCATTTTGCAGCATACATTTCCGGTAGCTCTGACCACTCGTCCAATGGCGTTTAATCAGGATATTGTTGCGATCCAATCCGACGGCGGAAAACTAGATATCCGTTACCTCTTTTACATTTTCAAGGCCAAGAGCAACGAGATTCTTGCGGCAGGCATCAAACCAGGGGTTACTGTTCAGAGCTTTCATAGTGGCTTCTTCAAGGCTTATCAATTACCTCTGCCTGACCTCCAAACCCAACGCACCATAGTCGCCGAAATCGAAGCAGAGCAAACCTTGATAAATGCCAACAAACAACTGATCGCCCGCTTCGAAGCAAAAATCCAAACCACCATCAACCGCGTATGGGGAAATGATGCGGTTTGA
- a CDS encoding TnsD family Tn7-like transposition protein has translation MNELSNDLAHLSELFDTDNSHLPLPFTGETLYSWCARFHRINGNTSARLTSRQLFDDSTAGLRHDFPTQLNVFLGRTNQLLGSADELIYQRTVFGIFSPFLATSAIRSIAENMNEGGDVHIKHHLGVLPSRAGSAAPLKACPSCMRSETNSLGTPWWHIEHQWPTNRVCQTHGDYLLLPPQAFHSRVLKEWFLPADVQWQADAIPNEQVLIKLHKLNEWSCYLVTRSQNPFDSDLLRLTYHIRAKAMGWTTMDGSLKFSQIRAAFRESYSCLEELRGFEFIGETRQDHGGFLGSLLRQFDGNRHPLKHALMMDFLFGEPMHFNSEYQRILSISIWLDRKDLWAELTEERNQLKLMVAELGYSVNAAANQLGLPVGQAVRYLKMEGVEYKRRPRVLNPEKESALRQLLGSGEDRELIAATLGIRKTFIKDYLAQDSILRDAWKKANLAKQTEKYRQHLVQLLSEHPNDSIKQLKQIPGNGIQWLARNDRQWLENTLPSLWRDSSSTPDTTC, from the coding sequence TTGAATGAACTTTCAAATGATCTTGCCCACTTGAGCGAGCTTTTCGACACCGACAACTCGCACCTACCATTACCATTTACGGGCGAAACGCTGTATAGCTGGTGTGCACGCTTTCATCGCATTAATGGAAATACAAGCGCTCGGTTGACTAGCCGTCAATTATTCGATGATTCCACAGCAGGACTTCGGCATGACTTTCCGACACAATTGAACGTCTTCTTAGGGAGAACAAATCAACTCTTGGGATCGGCTGACGAGTTGATATATCAAAGAACCGTATTCGGCATCTTTTCTCCCTTCCTGGCTACATCCGCAATTAGATCAATCGCCGAAAATATGAACGAAGGTGGGGATGTGCATATCAAGCATCACCTTGGTGTGTTACCAAGCAGAGCAGGAAGCGCTGCACCCCTGAAAGCCTGTCCAAGCTGCATGCGTAGCGAGACAAACTCACTGGGCACGCCGTGGTGGCATATAGAACATCAGTGGCCGACGAATCGCGTCTGCCAGACGCATGGCGATTACCTTCTGTTGCCCCCTCAAGCGTTTCACTCAAGGGTATTGAAGGAATGGTTTCTTCCGGCAGACGTCCAATGGCAAGCAGATGCAATCCCAAATGAACAAGTTCTAATCAAACTGCATAAACTAAACGAATGGAGCTGCTATCTGGTTACTCGATCCCAAAATCCGTTTGATAGTGACTTGTTGCGACTAACCTACCATATACGCGCCAAAGCCATGGGTTGGACCACAATGGATGGCTCTTTGAAATTTAGCCAAATTAGAGCTGCTTTTCGTGAAAGTTATTCATGCTTGGAGGAATTGCGTGGATTCGAATTTATTGGAGAAACTCGTCAAGACCATGGTGGCTTCCTCGGCTCACTATTACGCCAGTTCGATGGCAACAGACATCCACTGAAACACGCGCTGATGATGGACTTCCTATTTGGCGAACCTATGCACTTCAATTCCGAATATCAGCGGATACTTTCCATCTCAATCTGGCTGGACAGGAAAGATCTTTGGGCTGAGCTAACAGAAGAAAGGAACCAGCTTAAACTGATGGTTGCAGAACTAGGATACTCAGTTAACGCCGCTGCTAACCAATTAGGGCTTCCCGTAGGACAAGCAGTTCGTTACCTAAAGATGGAGGGGGTTGAATATAAGCGGCGCCCTCGCGTACTAAATCCCGAAAAAGAGTCCGCCCTTCGCCAGCTTCTTGGCTCAGGAGAGGATCGCGAACTCATCGCTGCCACACTTGGCATCAGGAAAACGTTTATCAAAGACTACTTGGCGCAGGATTCCATCCTGCGCGACGCTTGGAAGAAAGCCAACTTGGCCAAACAGACTGAAAAATATCGACAACACCTTGTGCAATTGCTTAGCGAACACCCGAATGATTCGATCAAACAGCTGAAGCAGATTCCAGGGAATGGGATTCAGTGGCTAGCTCGAAATGACAGGCAATGGCTTGAGAATACCCTGCCGAGTCTGTGGAGGGACAGTTCATCCACACCCGACACGACTTGTTGA
- a CDS encoding helix-turn-helix domain-containing protein, whose translation MRSIQVNGEFGACLLKLRLSRKLSQKAVAILAEMDQSYLAGLEAGRRPPPRDRQLARLVSALGATPEEIQELREARALARLADVVDELDPQRGRALASLACRFNRLSANQLRVIEEMASLLEQR comes from the coding sequence ATGAGATCAATCCAAGTTAATGGTGAATTTGGTGCCTGCTTGCTAAAGCTGAGACTCAGTAGGAAGTTGTCTCAGAAAGCTGTCGCCATTCTGGCTGAGATGGATCAGTCCTACTTAGCTGGGTTAGAGGCAGGTCGCCGCCCCCCGCCTCGCGATAGGCAACTTGCCCGTCTCGTAAGCGCGTTGGGTGCTACCCCAGAGGAAATCCAAGAACTGCGAGAGGCGCGAGCCCTCGCCAGACTGGCTGATGTGGTCGACGAACTTGATCCGCAGCGTGGTAGGGCGTTGGCTTCGTTGGCGTGTCGTTTTAACAGATTGTCTGCTAACCAGCTGCGAGTCATTGAGGAAATGGCATCGTTGCTCGAACAGCGATGA